AAATCAACAAAGGAGAAAAAACAGGGCTTGGACTCTCACTTGTTGCTCTTCTAATGCCTAAAGTAAGTGCATTTTTCATATCTTGATAGTCAATGTTATAGTGTTGAAGAAGTTTATTAAAGCTACTTTTTTCTTCTTCTAGTAAAACATACAAAAAATCTTCTATTAAAACTTCATTACCAGAACGAGTGATACATTTTTGGGCAGAGCTCTCCAATGTAATTTTCATGGATGCATCTAATGTATCAATCAATTTTTTTAATTCTAATTTCATTTTCATCCTTAACTACAGAGTATTATTTGTGTATCGCATGCTACTTGTCCAAGAAAACTATTAGTCCCTAAATAGTGTTTGGATAACTCTATAGGCTCAATATTTTCTTTTTTTATTTCACAACAAAATTCATATTCTAAAGGTTCATGCAAAGCTAAATCTATAAGCTCTCGTACCTCAACAATTTTTTTCCCATACATACTGTATTCATAAAGACTAGACCACGGTATGTCTTTTAAAAATATTTGAAACTTCAAATTTCTTGTTTTGATAGTTTCACCGAGCATACAATTTGTTCCTAAATTAGAATTTTGATGAGCAAGCTGATTTCTCTGCCAATTAGGGATATTCGCACTCATCGGTATAAACTGCATAATCTCTATCGCATCGTGTTCTAAATAATGACGTAGGATTGCTCTAAGAGAACCTGTAGATTTTTCGCGCATACTTAACAAACCTATATAAGGCATAATTCTACAAATATCAAGACTTGAGGATGTTCTATACTCTCTAAAATACAACCCTACAAGCCCCAAAAAATAGCTAGAAAACTTATCTGTAAAATCCTTCTTAAACTGAACGTAATATCTTTGTTTTTTCCATATAGTATAAATGCTTCTTTGAAGATGATGATTGAATAAATTTAAAAAATCCATCAAAACTTTATCGCCATTACTACTCTCTAGTATCATTTCACTATAGTGTGAAGGCAGTGGTGATGAAGAGCCAAAGAGTGCTAAGAAGTTGAGCGTGACCTCTACGACAATCGTTTGATGAACTTTTTTAAACTCTATAGCATGTATCTCTGATTTCGCAAAAGACAAACTAGGGTTTGCTTTAAATTTTAAACGCTTAAATAATGATTCTTCGTCTTCATTTGGGCTATATTCATGAAGATGTTGCAACAAAATCTCGATAGCTTGATAAAACGTACTTTTAGATATAAAAGCATTTAACTTAGTATTTAGTACCGAAAAATCCATTAAAACATATCCTTAAAGCCTATTTTTGGCGTCCATGAAAATATTTCGTAATTTTCTATATTGACTATAAATCTATGAAATGAGTTTATACTACTATAGAGTGACAAAAACTCATTTAAAACAGAACTAAAGAGGTATGCTTCTCCAACACCAATAAATTTACTTGGGTCAAGCGTAATTTCTGTTTCTAAGCCTCGTATAGCCATTCCTTCATATATCATCTCCGTTCGTTTTGTTGTTATAGATGTCAATCCTTCTAAAATAGAAGTAGTTTTCTTCTTTTGTCTCAAGTCATTTTCTCCTAAAAAGTCATAAGTTTTCAAAATAACTTTTAGTGTTTTTATATCTTTTATAGATAAATAATTTAACGACATATTGGAGATTATTTTCCATAAAAAGTCACCACCGATAGGAGGAGGATATGAAATTGATGGAATAGTTAAGTTTTTAAACTCTACACTGCAATTACTATTTGCATCTACAGAACAAATTGCCCCAAGATGCAGTTTTGACGGTAAATCACGATGTGTACATAACATTCTCACAGATACTACGGCATTATTGTGTTCTATATTTTGAGCTGTCTTTTGTGATGCTGAAAAACGTAAATACGTTTCAGTACGATTTTGTGTATCGTTAAGCTTTACTTTTGAAGAGTAATATTCATAATTTTCATCTACATTCACAAAAGATTCAAAAGGAAAATAGTCTTGATATCTATTTTTGCTTTGCACCCAGCCACGAACATTTAATATAGAAAAGACCTCACACTGACTTTTTGACAATTCAGATGGCATAAGCATATATTCATCTTCATGTGAAGACTTACGAATAGGAATAGAATCGCTTTCAAACAAGTTTACTACAGGTGTACAGTAAAGAAAAAAATCATCCCTTCCAGGCGATTGTGTAGCATTGAAATATTTTGAAAAACTGATTTTTATAGTAAACTTATTTGCATTTGACACAAATGAATCTGAAATATTTTTTATATTTTGTAAATTAAATAAGTCCACAAATAAATACTTCTCTTGATAACAAAAATACTCATGCAAAACAATATATGCATCAAAAATATTACTTGGATAAGGAAGAATCGTTTCTGCTGCGTTGAACCCAACACTTTTAATAGAATCTTTTGGTAGTTCTAACGCTTTTGTGTTATTTTCTTCATCTTCTATGATTAATTCAATTTTT
This genomic stretch from Candidatus Delongbacteria bacterium harbors:
- the tssF gene encoding type VI secretion system baseplate subunit TssF, whose translation is MKTKDYYLRELNTLRTEGVEFAKMNPGLSSFLSQEGQDPDVERLLEGFAFLTGKLRQKFDEELPEVSNSLVQLLWPNYVRPIPSYAIIKFNAPKNSTETAVVLRDTQVLAEKSLDGVICKFKTCYETKVMPLEIEDVEYLVSGQKSSIELQLKMTSKGSLSDINFEPLRIFLGGSKFMSRELFLFLNRYIEKIELIIEDEENNTKALELPKDSIKSVGFNAAETILPYPSNIFDAYIVLHEYFCYQEKYLFVDLFNLQNIKNISDSFVSNANKFTIKISFSKYFNATQSPGRDDFFLYCTPVVNLFESDSIPIRKSSHEDEYMLMPSELSKSQCEVFSILNVRGWVQSKNRYQDYFPFESFVNVDENYEYYSSKVKLNDTQNRTETYLRFSASQKTAQNIEHNNAVVSVRMLCTHRDLPSKLHLGAICSVDANSNCSVEFKNLTIPSISYPPPIGGDFLWKIISNMSLNYLSIKDIKTLKVILKTYDFLGENDLRQKKKTTSILEGLTSITTKRTEMIYEGMAIRGLETEITLDPSKFIGVGEAYLFSSVLNEFLSLYSSINSFHRFIVNIENYEIFSWTPKIGFKDMF
- the tssG gene encoding type VI secretion system baseplate subunit TssG; translated protein: MDFSVLNTKLNAFISKSTFYQAIEILLQHLHEYSPNEDEESLFKRLKFKANPSLSFAKSEIHAIEFKKVHQTIVVEVTLNFLALFGSSSPLPSHYSEMILESSNGDKVLMDFLNLFNHHLQRSIYTIWKKQRYYVQFKKDFTDKFSSYFLGLVGLYFREYRTSSSLDICRIMPYIGLLSMREKSTGSLRAILRHYLEHDAIEIMQFIPMSANIPNWQRNQLAHQNSNLGTNCMLGETIKTRNLKFQIFLKDIPWSSLYEYSMYGKKIVEVRELIDLALHEPLEYEFCCEIKKENIEPIELSKHYLGTNSFLGQVACDTQIILCS